A single window of Dichotomicrobium thermohalophilum DNA harbors:
- a CDS encoding response regulator transcription factor has translation MIDQDVICVVEQSFEDREIINRSLSRAGYLVKDYEHAAAFLDELATVHADCAIVDVRLPDIEVPSFVSELGRTRPDICCIIAANSGDIPLAMEAMKAGAVDFVEKPVDAELLIQALRAAIAARPRKPKEASHPLQPSVIQRLTPRQRDVLDLLLQGYQNKMIAFELGISQRTVEVYRAKLMRRLGASSFAELVRVALEERYMGSGVSDAQHDRH, from the coding sequence ATGATCGATCAAGACGTCATCTGCGTTGTCGAACAGAGTTTCGAAGATCGTGAAATTATCAACAGGAGTTTGTCGCGCGCCGGATATCTTGTGAAGGACTATGAACACGCTGCCGCTTTCCTCGATGAACTTGCCACGGTGCATGCCGACTGCGCCATCGTCGACGTGCGGCTGCCGGACATCGAGGTGCCGTCCTTCGTGTCGGAGCTGGGACGAACGCGGCCTGACATATGCTGCATCATCGCTGCAAATTCTGGGGATATCCCGTTGGCGATGGAGGCGATGAAGGCGGGGGCTGTGGATTTTGTGGAGAAACCTGTTGATGCGGAGCTGCTTATCCAGGCCCTCCGCGCGGCCATCGCGGCGCGCCCCCGGAAACCGAAGGAGGCTTCGCACCCGCTGCAGCCCTCCGTCATCCAGCGGCTCACGCCCCGCCAGCGCGACGTACTCGACCTGCTGCTTCAGGGCTATCAGAACAAGATGATCGCTTTCGAACTGGGCATAAGCCAGCGGACAGTCGAGGTGTATCGCGCAAAGCTGATGCGCCGGCTGGGTGCCAGCAGCTTCGCCGAACTGGTTCGGGTCGCGCTTGAGGAACGCTACATGGGCTCCGGCGTGTCGGACGCACAGCACGACCGCCACTGA